The proteins below are encoded in one region of Alosa sapidissima isolate fAloSap1 chromosome 24, fAloSap1.pri, whole genome shotgun sequence:
- the rabep2 gene encoding rab GTPase-binding effector protein 2 isoform X1, with translation MEVSEKPAENGENSGDVAAHLQTQLEKVQAQLEHWQGVATICELSKEEELKELQKHCDQEIQSLQEALRETASQYEARISSLQMERTQWRRASFGNDSKGAGGGVREGRGSEVEGGELEHTGLMMMMGGGYLDSSPSHLDASSHLDSSPSHLDASSHLDASSLVDGSSHLDGSSLVDGSSLVSFSMDTPCLPRRPPQDDTASIVSTGTLVPEAIYLPPPGHRLITHSAWDALHAQVAELQGEVTQLREQRIELERELDTQTTETQKQVSVLQSQVQTSEALLQELQQSFSQSQSAVQSRLAELSVSQRRVCSELSRLKGEEPEEEGAAEMNTNFSSSSMQGSHCEERLRIEIVNLKEQLETRTEESEVLEVRLSSLKTETDRIQTQKEKLECEMQACRTELQGLRVALAHLQGDKKSLQNDKASLQQQCLEFRSQVISLRTQMDTSQTVQMDFVQLSQSLQVKLELIRQAQTLDQVKAILGEELSSEEAPPSMAT, from the exons ATGGAAGTGTCGGAGAAACCGGCTGAGAACGGTGAAAACTCGG GTGATGTGGCGGCGCACCTGCAGACTCAGTTGGAGAAGGTGCAGGCTCAACTGGAGCATTGGCAGGGCGTGGCCACAATCTGTGAGCTCAGCAAGGAGGAGGAGCTTAAGGAGCTGCAGAAACACTGTGACCAGGAAATACAGTCATTACAGGAGGCCTTGAGAG AAACCGCATCTCAGTATGAGGCCCGGATCTCCAGTCTACAGATGGAACGAACACAGTGGAGACGAGCCAGCTTTGGCAACGacagcaag GGTGCAGGTGGGGGGGTACGTGAGGGCCGTGGGAGTGAGGTGGAGGGGGGTGAGCTGGAACACACTggtctgatgatgatgatgggtgGTGGCTACCTGGACAGCTCGCCATCTCACCTGGACGCCTCGTCTCACCTGGACAGCTCGCCATCTCACCTGGACGCCTCGTCTCACCTGGACGCCTCGTCACTGGTGGACGGCTCATCTCACCTGGACGGCTCGTCGCTGGTGGACGGCTCGTCGCTGGTGTCCTTCTCGATGGACACGCCCTGCCTCCCCCGCCGGCCGCCCCAGGACGACACCGCCTCCATCGTCTCCACGGGAACGCTGGTGCCCGAGGCCATCTACCTGCCCCCGCCCGGACACCGGCTCATCACACACTCCGCCTGGGACGCACTACacgcacag gttgcgGAGCTGCAGGGAGAGGTGACTCAGTTGCGTGAGCAGAGAatagagctggagagagagttGGACACTCAgaccacagaaacacagaaacag gtgtcAGTCCTCCAGTCTCAGGTGCAGACATCAGAGGCCCTCCTCCAGGAGCTGCAGCAGTctttcagccaatcacagagtGCTGTGCAGAGCCGCCTG gcagagCTGTCTGTTTCTCAGAGGAGAGTGTGTAGCGAGCTGTCCAGACTGAAAGGGGAGGAGCCAGAAGAGGAAGGGGCAGCAGAGATGAACACAAACTTCAGCAGCTCCtcaatgcag GGGTCGCACTGTGAGGAGAGATTGCGCATCGAAATCGTCAACCTGAAGGAGCAGCTGGAGACACGCACAGAAGAGAGCG AAGTGCTTGAGG TCCGGCTGTCCAGTTTAAAAACAGAGACGGACCGCATCCAAACCCAGAaggaaaag ttggagTGTGAGATGCAGGCGTGTCGCACTGAACTTCAGGGCCTGCGAGTGGCGCTAGCTCATCTCCAGGGAGACAAGAAGAGTCTCCAGAAcgacaag gcgtCGCTGCAGCAGCAGTGTCTGGAGTTCCGCAGTCAGGTGATCAGCCTTCGCACTCAGATGGACACCAGCCAGACCGTACAGATGGACTTCGTCCAGCTCTCCCAGTCTCTacag GTAAAGTTGGAGTTGATTCGTCAAGCTCAGACTCTGGACCAAGTGAAGGCGATATTGGGGGAGGAGCTTAGCTCAGAGGAAGCCCCGCCCAGCATGGCCACCTga
- the rabep2 gene encoding rab GTPase-binding effector protein 2 isoform X2: MEVSEKPAENGENSGDVAAHLQTQLEKVQAQLEHWQGVATICELSKEEELKELQKHCDQEIQSLQEALRETASQYEARISSLQMERTQWRRASFGNDSKGAGGGVREGRGSEVEGGELEHTGLMMMMGGGYLDSSPSHLDASSHLDSSPSHLDASSLVSFSMDTPCLPRRPPQDDTASIVSTGTLVPEAIYLPPPGHRLITHSAWDALHAQVAELQGEVTQLREQRIELERELDTQTTETQKQVSVLQSQVQTSEALLQELQQSFSQSQSAVQSRLAELSVSQRRVCSELSRLKGEEPEEEGAAEMNTNFSSSSMQGSHCEERLRIEIVNLKEQLETRTEESEVLEVRLSSLKTETDRIQTQKEKLECEMQACRTELQGLRVALAHLQGDKKSLQNDKASLQQQCLEFRSQVISLRTQMDTSQTVQMDFVQLSQSLQVKLELIRQAQTLDQVKAILGEELSSEEAPPSMAT; encoded by the exons ATGGAAGTGTCGGAGAAACCGGCTGAGAACGGTGAAAACTCGG GTGATGTGGCGGCGCACCTGCAGACTCAGTTGGAGAAGGTGCAGGCTCAACTGGAGCATTGGCAGGGCGTGGCCACAATCTGTGAGCTCAGCAAGGAGGAGGAGCTTAAGGAGCTGCAGAAACACTGTGACCAGGAAATACAGTCATTACAGGAGGCCTTGAGAG AAACCGCATCTCAGTATGAGGCCCGGATCTCCAGTCTACAGATGGAACGAACACAGTGGAGACGAGCCAGCTTTGGCAACGacagcaag GGTGCAGGTGGGGGGGTACGTGAGGGCCGTGGGAGTGAGGTGGAGGGGGGTGAGCTGGAACACACTggtctgatgatgatgatgggtgGTGGCTACCTGGACAGCTCGCCATCTCACCTGGACGCCTCGTCTCACCTGGACAGCTCGCCATCTCACCTGGACGC CTCGTCGCTGGTGTCCTTCTCGATGGACACGCCCTGCCTCCCCCGCCGGCCGCCCCAGGACGACACCGCCTCCATCGTCTCCACGGGAACGCTGGTGCCCGAGGCCATCTACCTGCCCCCGCCCGGACACCGGCTCATCACACACTCCGCCTGGGACGCACTACacgcacag gttgcgGAGCTGCAGGGAGAGGTGACTCAGTTGCGTGAGCAGAGAatagagctggagagagagttGGACACTCAgaccacagaaacacagaaacag gtgtcAGTCCTCCAGTCTCAGGTGCAGACATCAGAGGCCCTCCTCCAGGAGCTGCAGCAGTctttcagccaatcacagagtGCTGTGCAGAGCCGCCTG gcagagCTGTCTGTTTCTCAGAGGAGAGTGTGTAGCGAGCTGTCCAGACTGAAAGGGGAGGAGCCAGAAGAGGAAGGGGCAGCAGAGATGAACACAAACTTCAGCAGCTCCtcaatgcag GGGTCGCACTGTGAGGAGAGATTGCGCATCGAAATCGTCAACCTGAAGGAGCAGCTGGAGACACGCACAGAAGAGAGCG AAGTGCTTGAGG TCCGGCTGTCCAGTTTAAAAACAGAGACGGACCGCATCCAAACCCAGAaggaaaag ttggagTGTGAGATGCAGGCGTGTCGCACTGAACTTCAGGGCCTGCGAGTGGCGCTAGCTCATCTCCAGGGAGACAAGAAGAGTCTCCAGAAcgacaag gcgtCGCTGCAGCAGCAGTGTCTGGAGTTCCGCAGTCAGGTGATCAGCCTTCGCACTCAGATGGACACCAGCCAGACCGTACAGATGGACTTCGTCCAGCTCTCCCAGTCTCTacag GTAAAGTTGGAGTTGATTCGTCAAGCTCAGACTCTGGACCAAGTGAAGGCGATATTGGGGGAGGAGCTTAGCTCAGAGGAAGCCCCGCCCAGCATGGCCACCTga
- the rabep2 gene encoding rab GTPase-binding effector protein 2 isoform X3, which yields MHDFYWGEQFCVCVCVCLSKEEELKELQKHCDQEIQSLQEALRETASQYEARISSLQMERTQWRRASFGNDSKGAGGGVREGRGSEVEGGELEHTGLMMMMGGGYLDSSPSHLDASSHLDSSPSHLDASSHLDASSLVDGSSHLDGSSLVDGSSLVSFSMDTPCLPRRPPQDDTASIVSTGTLVPEAIYLPPPGHRLITHSAWDALHAQVAELQGEVTQLREQRIELERELDTQTTETQKQVSVLQSQVQTSEALLQELQQSFSQSQSAVQSRLAELSVSQRRVCSELSRLKGEEPEEEGAAEMNTNFSSSSMQGSHCEERLRIEIVNLKEQLETRTEESEVLEVRLSSLKTETDRIQTQKEKLECEMQACRTELQGLRVALAHLQGDKKSLQNDKASLQQQCLEFRSQVISLRTQMDTSQTVQMDFVQLSQSLQVKLELIRQAQTLDQVKAILGEELSSEEAPPSMAT from the exons ATGCATGACTTCTACTGGGGAGaacagttctgtgtgt gtgtgtgtgtgtgt CTCAGCAAGGAGGAGGAGCTTAAGGAGCTGCAGAAACACTGTGACCAGGAAATACAGTCATTACAGGAGGCCTTGAGAG AAACCGCATCTCAGTATGAGGCCCGGATCTCCAGTCTACAGATGGAACGAACACAGTGGAGACGAGCCAGCTTTGGCAACGacagcaag GGTGCAGGTGGGGGGGTACGTGAGGGCCGTGGGAGTGAGGTGGAGGGGGGTGAGCTGGAACACACTggtctgatgatgatgatgggtgGTGGCTACCTGGACAGCTCGCCATCTCACCTGGACGCCTCGTCTCACCTGGACAGCTCGCCATCTCACCTGGACGCCTCGTCTCACCTGGACGCCTCGTCACTGGTGGACGGCTCATCTCACCTGGACGGCTCGTCGCTGGTGGACGGCTCGTCGCTGGTGTCCTTCTCGATGGACACGCCCTGCCTCCCCCGCCGGCCGCCCCAGGACGACACCGCCTCCATCGTCTCCACGGGAACGCTGGTGCCCGAGGCCATCTACCTGCCCCCGCCCGGACACCGGCTCATCACACACTCCGCCTGGGACGCACTACacgcacag gttgcgGAGCTGCAGGGAGAGGTGACTCAGTTGCGTGAGCAGAGAatagagctggagagagagttGGACACTCAgaccacagaaacacagaaacag gtgtcAGTCCTCCAGTCTCAGGTGCAGACATCAGAGGCCCTCCTCCAGGAGCTGCAGCAGTctttcagccaatcacagagtGCTGTGCAGAGCCGCCTG gcagagCTGTCTGTTTCTCAGAGGAGAGTGTGTAGCGAGCTGTCCAGACTGAAAGGGGAGGAGCCAGAAGAGGAAGGGGCAGCAGAGATGAACACAAACTTCAGCAGCTCCtcaatgcag GGGTCGCACTGTGAGGAGAGATTGCGCATCGAAATCGTCAACCTGAAGGAGCAGCTGGAGACACGCACAGAAGAGAGCG AAGTGCTTGAGG TCCGGCTGTCCAGTTTAAAAACAGAGACGGACCGCATCCAAACCCAGAaggaaaag ttggagTGTGAGATGCAGGCGTGTCGCACTGAACTTCAGGGCCTGCGAGTGGCGCTAGCTCATCTCCAGGGAGACAAGAAGAGTCTCCAGAAcgacaag gcgtCGCTGCAGCAGCAGTGTCTGGAGTTCCGCAGTCAGGTGATCAGCCTTCGCACTCAGATGGACACCAGCCAGACCGTACAGATGGACTTCGTCCAGCTCTCCCAGTCTCTacag GTAAAGTTGGAGTTGATTCGTCAAGCTCAGACTCTGGACCAAGTGAAGGCGATATTGGGGGAGGAGCTTAGCTCAGAGGAAGCCCCGCCCAGCATGGCCACCTga
- the si:ch211-11k18.4 gene encoding uncharacterized protein si:ch211-11k18.4 — translation MSGKTKSRSAANADSSTVSCDERILRDCHQIYIDGDSGLIAIAQSVGVTLLPPRKKITVMLMGNHSAGKSSFINWYVEEHIQRTGVAIETQGFSFVTSGRKRESLTGNATLHLYPHFKPLQEFKGVSEYLATEICTSRQKRFSLVTFVDSPGLVDGDMKYPFDVDQAILWLGELCDLILVFFDPMGQALCKRTLNIVENLNEKHGEKLRFYLSKADEAGGESDRQRVMMQIVQELCKRPGLNKCGFDMPTIYIPNPNKPSRCVNQIEEVCRTVERTINQTVQNTLNSLEKDCELITEAITDTLNNDKQCSVENRRARCKGCVFGLLGFTVPLLLLVALVIGSLSKEVLDIALGPDGTRALAHHLTPVVKVFESLSVEMQLYGCGALVFLSFLLLLIARCSFRTKPTLSGRQKRQLQEKLEYVQDVVKTKKKNLYEEYLRQSVGEQDMH, via the exons ATGTCGGGTAAAACTAAGAGCAGGAGCGCGGCTAACGCCGACTCGAGTACCGTGTCGTGTGATGAGCGCATCCTACGGGACTGTCATCAGATCTACATCGATGGCGACAGCG GGTTGATCGCTATCGCCCAGTCCGTCGGGGTCACTCTGCTGCCTCCCCGGAAGAAGATCACGGTGATGTTGATGGGAAACCATTCGGCCGGAAAGAGCTCCTTCATCAACTG GTATGTGGAAGAGCACATCCAGAGGACTGGGGTTGCCATAGAGACTCAAGGCTTCAGCTTCGTCACCAGTGGCCGCAAGAGGGAATCTCTCACg ggtaATGCCACACTTCATCTCTATCCCCACTTCAAGCCCCTGCAGGAGTTTAAAG GTGTATCTGAGTATCTGGCGACGGAGATTTGCACGTCTCGTCAGAAGCGCTTCAGTCTGGTGACGTTTGTGGACTCGCCGGGACTCGTCGACGGTGACATGAAGTACCCCTTCGATGTGGACCAGGCTATCCTCtggctag ggGAGTTGTGTGACCTGATCCTGGTGTTCTTCGACCCGATGGGTCAGGCGCTATGCAAGCGGACGCTCAACATTGTGGAGAACTTGAATGAGAAGCACGGCGAAAAACTGCGCTTCTACCTGAGCAAGGCCGACGAGGCCGGAGGGGAGTCCGACAGACAG AGGGTGATGATGCAGATTGTTCAGGAACTCTGCAAGAGGCCAGGGCTCAACAAGTGTGGCTTTGACATGCCTAcaatatacatccccaaccccaacaag cccagTCGATGTGTGAACCAGATTGAGGAGGTGTGTCGCACCGTTGAGAGGACCATCAACCAGACGGTCCAGAACACACTCAACTCCCTGGAGAAGGACTGTGAGCTCATCACTGAGGCCATTACAGACACACTCAATAACGacaa GCAGTGCAGTGTTGAGAACAGGCGTGCGCGCTGTAAGGGGTGTGTGTTCGGTCTGCTGGGCTTCACGgttccgctgctgctgctggtcgcACTGGTCATAGGGAGCCTCTCCAAAGAGGTGCTGGACATCGCGCTCGGACCGGACGGAACACGCGCCCTCGCGCACCACCTG acTCCAGTGGTGAAGGTGTTTGAGTCGTTGTCGGTGGAGATGCAGCTGTACGGGTGCGGAGCTCTggtcttcctctccttcctcctcctcctcatcgcaCGCTGCTCTTTCAg gacgaAGCCAACCCTGTCTGGCAGGCAGAAGAGGCAGCTGCAGGAGAAACTGGAGTATGTGCAGGACGTGGTCAAAAccaagaag AAAAACCTGTATGAGGAGTACCTACGTCAGAGCGTTGGGGAACAGGACATGcactga
- the ypel3 gene encoding protein yippee-like 3 has protein sequence MVKQSKAKTFQAYLDSCHRRYSCVHCRAHLANHDDLISKSFQGSQGRAYLFNSVVNVGCGPPEERLLLTGLHAVADIYCENCHTTLGWKYEQAFELSQKYKEGKFIIELSHMIKDNGWD, from the exons ATGGTGAAGCAGAGCAAGGCGAAGACCTTCCAGGCGTACCTGGACTCCTGCCACCGTCGCTACAGCTGTGTCCACTGCCGTGCTCACCTGGCCAACCATGATGACCTCATCTcaaag TCTTTCCAGGGAAGCCAGGGTCGGGCCTACCTCTTCAACTCTGT ggtgAATGTGGGCTGTGGTCCTCCTGAGGAGCGGCTTCTGCTGACTGGACTTCATGCTGTGGCCGACATCTACTGTGAGAACTGCCACACGACCCTCGGCTGGAAATAT GAGCAGGCGTTTGAGCTGAGTCAGAAGTACAAGGAAGGGAAGTTCATTATCGAACTCTCCCACATGATCAAGGACAACGGCTGGGACTGA